A genomic region of Metopolophium dirhodum isolate CAU chromosome 1, ASM1992520v1, whole genome shotgun sequence contains the following coding sequences:
- the LOC132936280 gene encoding uncharacterized protein LOC132936280: protein MSEDHILKWPYLKTYFEQQLSTSDTTEKKSNFTFKCMLCMPKIKLISTSISSNSNLKTHIKHVHPSELITFNELGKRKPYNNNNCTQPKKQLKLSEVGKTVKNLSQTEFDKANLELIINTVSPFSLIEHPAFIKYCHLTSNKVPMSRRSMMRNVSSLFNDMIQQLKTELEKIEYVCITADCWSIFHRSYMGFTIHWLNPITLERNSRALACRRMLGRHTYDNIAELIEKVLTEFDVQSKTTLIVTDNAANFVKAFKVFGANNEIDNYSGNNIEIENDEILRTINITEILDGQTQNTNDVLDIKLPKHQRCAAHTLNLIATVDILEAEKDGPYKVLSRRVFAKCQSIFNKQNQSTQCADKIKEILGRYLITPNATRWNSFYDAIKCIVDHIDNMDTIFTAFQLTPFSGQRESSFLIEYCKVMKPIATGLDILQGEQHVCIGYLLPTITAINKALNEFNNLNFCRPLVHALKNGLTKRFKNYMQSKTLQVSSALVPKFKLIWANPEDRNIIKQHVIDRVQFHFDQNKNLSSLSSSNIETNSEDEDDFFTFSNDEISVINSDFQTLVTNYLSNTNIKVPLDLTHELKKAYIEFNTAIPSSAPVERLFSAGGQLFDKRRGSISDNNFEISIKHKRKQVLADLTQMTNGIVKTKGDYDGALEHLIKFK, encoded by the exons atgtctgaagaccatattttaaagtggccctatttaaaaacttatttcgAACAACAACTATCAACATCAGatacaactgaaaaaaaatcaaattttacattCAAATGCATGCTATGCatgccaaaaataaaattgatatcaaCTTCTATaagttcaaattcaaatttaaaaactcaCATCAAg CATGTTCATCCAAgtgaattaattacatttaatgagCTTGGAAAAAGGAaaccgtacaataataataattgtactcaACCCAAAAAACAGTTGAAATTATCGGAAGTaggaaaaactgtaaaaaatctTAGTCAAACAGAATTTGATAAGGCTAACCTAGAACTCATTATAAATACTGTGTCACCTTTTTCTTTGATTGAGCACCctgcatttataaaatattgtcactTAACATCGAATAAAGTTCCTATGTCCAGAAGAAGTATGATGAGAAATGTAAGCTCATTGTTCAATGATATGATTCAACAACTGAAGACTGAAttagaaaaaattgaatatgtttGCATTACTGCAGATTGTTGGAGTATTTTCCacag atCGTATATGGGTTTTACAATTCATTGGCTGAACCCAATTACATTGGAACGCAATTCCCGAGCCCTCGCTTGTAGACGCATGTTAGGGAGGCATACATACGATAATATAGCAGAATTAATTGAAAAAGTTCTTACAGAATTTGATGTACAGTCTAAAACCACTCTAATAGTCACAGATAACGCAGCAAATTTTGTTAAAGCTTTCAA agTGTTTGGTGCTAATAATGAAATTGACAATTATAgtggtaataatattgaaattgaaaatgatGAAATATTGAGAACCATAAATATCACTGAAATACTTGATGGTCAAACTCAAAACACAAATGATGTATTAGATATAAAATTGCCGAAACATCAAAGATGTGCTGCGCACACGTTAAATTTAATTGCAACAGTTGATATTCTTGAAGCAGAAAAAGATGGCCCATATAAAGTACTTAGTAGGCGTGTGTTTGCTAAATGTCAATCTATTTTCAATAAGCAGAATCAATCGACACAATGTGCtgataaaattaaagaaattctGGGAAGATATCTTATAACACCAAACGCAACCAG aTGGAATTCATTCTACGATgccataaaatgtattgttgacCATATAGATAACATGGATACAATATTCACAGCATTTCAATTAACTCCTTTCTCAGGTCAAAGAGAGTcttcatttttaattgaatactgCAAG GTGATGAAACCAATTGCAACAGGGCTAGATATTTTACAAGGTGAACAACATGTGTGTATTGGATATCTATTACCAACAATTACTGCTATAAACAAAGCcttaaatgaatttaataatttaaatttctgtaGACCATTGGTTCATGCTTTAAAAAATGGATTAACCAAAAg gTTTAAAAATTACATGCAGTCAAAAACATTACAAGTTTCTTCGGCATTGGTaccaaagtttaaattaatttgggcTAATCCCGAAGACAGAAACATCATAAAACAACATGTTATTGATCGTGTGCAATTTCATTTTGATCAAAACAAAAATCTTTCTTCTCTAAGTTCttcaaatattgaaacaaaCAGTGAAGATGAAGATGATTTTTTCACTTTTTCCAATGATGAAATCTCAGTGATTAACTCTGATTTCCAAACTTtagttactaattatttatcaaatactaACATTAAGGTACCACTTGATTTAACACATGAATTAAAAAAAGCTTATATAGAATTTAACACAGCTATACCGTCATCTGCTCCTGTAGAGAGATTGTTTAGTGCTGGTGGTCAATTATTTGACAAAAGGAGAGGATCCATTTCTgacaacaattttgaaat TTCTATCAAACATAAAAGAAAACAAGTCTTAGCTGACCTTACACAAATGACAAATGGAATAGTTAAAACCAAAGGAGATTACGATGGAGCACTGGAgcatttaatcaaatttaaatga
- the LOC132934469 gene encoding uncharacterized protein LOC132934469 — MYPEDSIMCCLFPNSCNMFPRTLLMTFLDTSGLSSNPWQSIWLYVYMIIIIICFLKYVGKLIVQKDSSEENCIQELLLQKEVIMECIDNKFISDKNNSECNEVMAVSKVGQGEPEPVECPVNSLKNKPIPCALEKVSNRF; from the exons ATGTATCCGGAAGACAGTATTATGTGTTGTCTTTTTCCAAATAGCTGTAATATGTTTCCCCGAACGCTGCTAATGACATTTTTGGATACATCTGGATTATCTTCTAATCCGTGGCAGTCAATATGGTTATATGTATACAtgatcattatcataatatgtttcttg AAATATGTTGGTAAATTAATTGTACAAAAAGACTCTTCCGAAGAAAATTGTATACAGGAACTGTTGCTTCAGAAAGAAGTGATAATGGAATGTATTGACAACAAATTCATTTCcgataaaaataattctgaatGCAATGAGGTAATGGCAGTATCAAAAGTAGGCCAGGGTGAACCTGAACCAGTGGAATGTCCAGTAAATTCTTTAAAGAATAAACCAATACCATGTGCATTGGAAAAAGTGAGTAACAGGTTCTAA
- the LOC132936531 gene encoding uncharacterized protein LOC132936531, with translation MMNNEEIVALPDHLVDHDYFLPVVYEDDHILHEEEEELEDEEDEEIVVVGVSETYSIIPGVQSQSRIYVDNLGFKYYKHEARGGRLYLVCERQKKRNQYCHSTATVSTDLRDNRIHLQNYHDHQPAEIDLNVPFLREAIGERGIDPAVTTSFMRTLYNNEIINHPEAAPNYTFLQAQERVKKMRRRRFPLQPLDIGQLAVALNEERNAIYASTVQNPPSRFFQQALVVNGRSVGLIFANMAAIEKYREDLATVTLVGIDGTFKAVPRVPADLKCFLTVQVVFRSVSFPMVYALLGSMTEEVYSALIDIVRNILPLNYELVCFITDYEKALMSAVQQSFPESQLRCCWFHFTQSIVRYCHRRMNSVLDLVRTNPVAARVLRMVLALPHLPATRNDPRCPQLSMTDGFRAIIHYTRQFPEIERGMRNFLIGYVESFWLLQVGPDLISVFGEEYRTNNYLESFHATLLVQMQRHPNVWNFLQKLTIIENQYFIEFEQARRNLRVIINF, from the exons ATGATGAACAACGAAGAAATCGTCGCTCTTCCAGATCATTTGGTGGACCATGACTACTTTTTGCCAGTTGTGTATGAAGATGATCATATACTGCATGAAGAAGAAGAGGAACTAGAAGATGAAGAAGATGAAGAGATTGTCGTTGTAGGAGTGTCTGAAACTTATTCTATAATTCCTGGAGTTCAAAGCCAATCAAGGATTTATGTGGACAATTTAGGATTTAAGTACTACAAACATGAAGCTCGAGGAGGCCGCct gtatttagtatgcGAACGGCAGAAGAAGCGGAACCAGTACTGTCATTCCACTGCAACTGTAAGTACAGATTTGAGGGATAATAGGATTCATCTACAGAACTACCACGATCACCAACCTGCAGAGATTGACCTGAATGTGCCGTTTTTGAGAGAAGCCATTGGTGAAAGAGGAATTGATCCAGCAGTTACAACTTCATTTATGagaacattgtataataatgaaattatcaa CCACCCAGAAGCAGCTCCCAACTACACATTCCTTCAAGCTCAAGAACGAGTGAAAAAGATGAGACGTAGAAGATTCCCACTACAACCACTTGACATAGGACAACTTGCTGTTGCGCTGAATGAAGAACGTAATGCCATTTATGCTTCTACAGTTCAAAATCCCCCATCTAG GTTCTTTCAACAAGCATTAGTGGTCAATGGAAGGAGTGTTGGACTGATCTTTGCAAATATGGCTGCAATTGAAAAATACCGAGAAGACTTGGCCACGGTGACATTGGTTGGGATTGATGGAACTTTCAAGGCTGTGCCTCGTGTTCCAgcagatttaaaatgtttcctaACAGTCCAGGTGGTTTTCAGAAGTGTA tcgttTCCAATGGTCTATGCTCTACTGGGGAGTATGACTGAAGAAGTTTATTCGGCTCTGATTGATATTGTACgaaatattttaccattaaattatgaacttgtttgttttattacagATTATGAAAAAGCTTTGATGTCAGCTGTTCAGCAATCATTTCCAGAAAGCCAATTAAGATGTTGTTGGTTCCATTTTACTCAA tcaattgtaCGTTATTGTCACCGAAGGATGAATAGTGTTTTGGACTTGGTTCGTACAAACCCGGTAGCAGCTCGAGTTCTCAGAATG GTTTTGGCATTACCTCATCTACCCGCTACTAGGAATGACCCACGCTGTCCACAATTGTCCATGACTGATGGTTTCAGGGCTATCATTCATTACACTAGACAATTTCCTGAGATTGAACGAGGCATGAGAAACTTTTTAATTGGCTATGTAGAATCTTTTTGGTTGTTACAGGTCGGTCCAGATTTAATCAGTGTTTTTGGAGAAGAATATAGAACCAACAACTACTTGGAGTCTTTCCACGCTACACTTCTTGTTCAAATGCAAAGACACCCTAATGTTTGGAATTTCCTTC AGAAACTGACTATCATTGAAAATCAATATTTCATTGAATTTGAACAAGCCAGAAGAAACCTCAgggtgattattaatttttaa